TAACTGTGAGTGATGGTGTCGTGGCGAAAAAGTTTTCCGTGATGTTTTAACCACGCAATAATTTCTTTATCTGCTTCTTTGACATGCTTTCCCGAAAAGTCTTTCACTTCATCAGTAAATTTTCCGTCGTCATCAACTGGAAGAACAATTTCAATGCCATGTTTCTTTGCCAGTTGAAAATCATCTTCGCCAAATGCAGGCGCAATATGGACAATACTCGTTCCCTCTTCTTCCGTAACAAATTCACCAGCGAGAACCCGAAAGGCACCGACATTTTTTCGCGATGCAAAATAAGAGAAGAGAGGTTCATATGTTTTTCCGACGAGTTCTTTTCCAAGAAAAGTGTTGACGATTTCAACGTCAGCATCTTTTTTGAAAAGAGCATGAAAAGCTTTGGCTCCAAGAATCAGGCTAACGCCTGTCTTCTGATGTTTTACTTTGACATACTCAAGTTCAGGGTTGACCGCGAGTGCGAGGTTGCTGGGAAGCGTCCACGGTGTTGTCGTCCAGACAAGAAAAAAAGTATTGGGTTCTCCATCAAGCGCAAACATGACCGTGATCGCCGGATCCTGAACATCTTTATAGTTGAGACCTGCTTCAAAGTTGGAAAGTGGCGTGGCAACTGCCGTTGAATAGGGCATGACACGAAATCCTTCGTAGATGAGTTTTTTCTCCCAAAGCTGTTTGAATCCCCACCAGACCGATTCCATAAAGTGACGATCCATGGTTTTATAGTCATTTTTGAAATCGACCCATCGACCGATACGACTGATGGTCCGTTCCCATTCAGCGGTATAACGAAGCACAATACTTCGACATGCTTCGTTATATTTTTTGATTCCCATAGCTTCCACATCCGCGCGACCGCGAATGCCGAGGTCTTTATCGATTTCATGTTCGACGGGGAGCCCGTGACAATCCCAGCCAAAGCGGCGTTCAATACGATATCCTTTCATCGTCCAATAACGAGGGATAATGTCTTTCAAAACACTTGCGAGCAGATGTCCATAGTGGGGGAGACCTGTGGCAAAGGGAGGGCCGTCGTAAAAGCTGAAGGATTTTTCTTTGGCGCGTTGCTCAATACTTTTTTGAAAAATATTCTGCTTTTTCCAAAACGCGAGAATTTCTTCCTCTTGCTTTGGAAAATCAATCTGCGGTTGTACTTTTTCAAATGTCATGAGATTATCTCTTCGTTATTTATTGATATGTCGAAAAAGGCCGCAGGAGGCGTTTGTCGAGCGGCGTCTGCAGGCACTGCGGACAGCAGCCATCATCCTCGCAGTGCCAAAGAGCAGGCGGCAAGATGGCGATTGAATCGAGCCGCCGTAGTGAGACAACGCCTCCGAGAGACTTTTTCGATTCTTTACAAATAGAAGGCGAGAAGTCAAAGCTGATGACACTATCCCGCAAATATAAGTTTCTTTTTTTGATAACGCCGATTGTCCTTTTTTTGGATCAACTGACCAAATGGCTTGTAGTCAAAGAGATACCCTATAGTTCCCGTATTCCGATCATTCCAGGCTATTTTGATCTCGTTCATTTTCGCAATCGAGGCGCTGCGTTTGGTATGCTTTCTGAACTTCCTGATCACATTCGTCCTTTCTTTTTTTATGGTATTGCTGTCGTTGCGGTCATTGTTTTGTTCTTTTATTTTCGATCGCTCAAGGGAGAGGAAAAGTTGATGCCTATAACGCTTTCACTGATTTTGGGTGGAATTTTTGGAAATATTCTCGATCGACTTCGTTACGGCGATGTCGTCGATTTTCTCTCCTTTCATTTTCAAGAGAAAATAATTCGAGGCGTCTATCTTGAATGGCCGGCATTTAATGTAGCTGATAGCGCAATTACGGTGGCGATGATGTTGTTAATTGTGTCAACGCTCAAAACAAAAGGGAGTCATGATCGGCAAAAAAGTTGAGGTGTCGATTCACAGCCTCATAGAACCTATTCGATTATGGGAGAGGCGGCACCAAAAAAGCTGCTGATGCCACAATGTGACATACGGAGCTACGCGACAGAGCTTGACGAAGTACTGCCCGACGACCATGTTCACACTTTCATGAGGCGAGAAGCGATGCCCCAACTTTTTTATGAGGTCTTTTGAATGAAACCATTTATCTTTCATTACGCTGACATTTATATTCCTTCTTTCTTTTTTATGACCATGATCGGCTCACTTGCCGCTGCGTTTTATGCTTCATGGTTTGCAAAACATCATGATGGCGATCCAGTCATCATGCTCGATTTTGGCATCATTGGAATTATTGCAGGTGTTTTAGGTGCGAGAATTTTTCATATTCTTATCGAGAATCCAAAATATTACTTCGAAGATCCGATTCGTGTATTTTATTTTTGGCAGGGTGGGTTTGTTTCACTTGGAGCGTTCGTTTTTTCGGCTCTTACCTGGATTCTTTATTTGCATGTCCGAAAGTTTCCTGTTCTGAAACATTTCGATCACATTACTCTTTCGGTTCCAATTATTATTTTTTTTGTCAGACTTGGATGTCTTTTGGCCGGTTGCTGTTATGGAAAGCCGACCGATTTTTTTCTTCATTTGATTTTTACCGACCCCTCTTCTGCTGCAGGGAAGCTGCATTCCGGTGAAGCACTTCATGCGACGCAAGTCTATTTTATGCTGAATGCTGTTGTCATGTTTATCGTGCTGCATCTTACCTATCGATATCGGCGTTTTCAGGGTCAGGTTTTGACCACATTTCTCATCTATTATGGAATCACAAGGTTTTTGATCGAATTTTTGCGTGGTGATGCTGATCGAGGAGTTTATTTCGATGGAATGATTTCGACCGGTCAGATTGTGATGGTGATTTCATTTGGGGTGGGGATCTTTTTGTGGAAATACTTGAAGAAACGGTTCCCTGTATGAAATTATTTCTTGAAGTCATCAGTGTGACCATTTTTTTAACGGTTACTTCGCATCTTCTTTATGCTTTTCGTTCTGTCCCCTGGATCAATGAATATCTTTCGATCATCGTGGCGCTTCTTCTTCTCTATGTCCCGGTTCTTCTCATGTGGCGAAAAGGAAGAAAGATTACGTTTTTTGATGAAGGGTGGAAAGCTTACACCCGTTCGCTCAAAATTTTTCTCATAAGCCTCTTTATTGTCTTCCCTCCATTTTTGATCGCTGCTCATTTTTGGTATGAAATCGTGTTTCACCTGAAAGGATTTTCGTTTCCCCCATATCCCAATATGCTCAACATTCTCTTTTTTCAGGTTCTTTTAGTTGCGCTTCCGGAAGAATTTTTCTTTCGGGGATATATGCAGACAACCTTCAACGAGATCTTTAAATCTCGTTGGAGGATTTTAGGGGTGAATCTTGGGTGGAGTTGGATTTTAACCGCCGCTCTCTTTGCACTTGCTCATTCGATTGTGGTGGTTCAGTGGTGGCATTTTGCCATCTTCTTTCCAGCGCTGCTTTTTGGGTATCTTCGTGAGCGAACTGGTTCCATTACTGTCCCCATTCTTTTCCACGCTGCATCAAATATAATTCTCGATTTTTTTTCAAGAGGTTATAGGTAGTTTATCAAGTATTATTTCAATGTGTCATCGCGAGCCCAAAGGGTGTGGCGATCTCCTTTTTGTCATCCCCGAATGTTTTTGTCGGGGATCCAGAGCTAGATTCCCGCCTTCGCGGGAATGACAATCGAGATTGCTTCGTCGCTCATGCTCCTCGCAATGACCGCAGAAGTTTTGAGATAGCTTTCTTGCCATTTTCCGCTTGATTTCAGCTTATGAGAGGTATAGAAAAATTGAAAATCAAACACTAACCCAAGGAGGTGTTATGGCAAGAAATATGGATCACCAAAACGAACCGCAACAGCACGACGACAGTATGAAGAAAAAGTTTTTGTTTGCTATCGCCTTCGCAGTACTCCTTGGTGTTTACATTGCTCCTATCAGCCGTGACAATGCTCCTCTTGCATGGGACACAGGTCCTATCTTGAACAATGATGCTCCAGTAGTTGCTCATGACTACGGCCCAATTCTTGAGCCCTATGCTCCCGTTGTTGCAAAGAGCTGCGCTGTTCCAAGCGATGGTCAAGATAACTGGGGATATACAAGAACATGGCAAGATCCAGTTGACCGTGAGCAAGATGTAGTGACCGGCGTTTATATTTAACTCTTAAAAATTTTCATTTGAAAAAAAAGCGCATCACACGATGCGCTTTTTTATTTCTAATGCACCATCGGAATCTTCAAGCGCTGTCGAGCGCTTTCTCCTTTAAAGAGATTTTGTTTTCGATATGCGGCTTCTCCTTGCCTTCCTGAATGCTGATCTCCAAGGCGCAGTCCATCAGCCAGAAACACTGCGTGTTTTCCATATTTTTCTGCGAGTTGATCTACAGCATGAAATGCATTGGCAGCATTGATTGCTTGTTGCGGATTTTCAAAAAGTCCAAATTGTGTCGGCAGTGGATCAGTCAGATGCGAAAGCACAACTCCTGTGGCGCGGTAGGATGTTTTCGGCTGAAAGAGCTTATCAAAAAGGGAGATGAGTGCTGCTCCGAGTTCAGTCGGTGCAGAAGAAGCTCGCTGCAATTTCATCTCACATGCGCTCGATTCAAAACCTTGCGAGCGAAGGCTTAAGATGAGTTGCTTTGCGGCGAGACCATATCGCCGTGCCTTAATGCACGCTGACTCCAAGTTTCGAAGCGCTCGCGCTTTGACATATTCTCGATCGCTCGATGCCGGAGTAAAAGTTTTCATCTTGCTAATTGAGAGTGGGCTGCGTCCCATTTCCGGGTTCACGTTCCAAACGCTTTCACCTCGAAGTTCCATCCAGATGTCATGCCCCACTTTTCCTAAAAGATTTTCTACCCAATCGAGAGGTCGATGGACAAAATTCAGAGCTGTTCGAAGTCCATGTTTTTCCAGAAGGGCAGTGGTGTTCGGACCAAATCCCCACACTTCATGCAGTGGTGTTTTTTCAAGAAGAAGATGAATATGGCGACCTTTGACAGCAGTAAGCCCACAGGGCTTTCGAAATTTTGAACAAAGTTTTGCTAAACTTTTGCTTAAAGAAATTCCGATGGAAACAGTCATGCCTAACTCGTTTTCAATTTCTTGTTGGAGTGCAGTTGCTATTTCTTTGTAACCTTTGTGATGGAGTCGTCGTGTGCCGGTGAGATCGATGAAACCTTCGTCGATTGACGATTCTTCAACAAGAGGTGAGTAACGCCGCATGATTGTAAACATTCGTTTCGAAAAAATGCTGTAAAGTTCGTAGTCAGAAGGGAGAAGAATGAGCTGCGGGCAAAGACGTGTGGCTTCTGAGAGAGAAACTCCCCGCTGAATGCCAAGCGCTTTTGCTTCATAGGAGGCAGCAGCTACGATGCCGCGCTCAGCGCCGGTAATGACCGGTTTCCCTTTGAGCTCCGGTCGAACCGCTTGCTCGACTGAAACAAAGAATGCGTCACCATCGACATGAGCAATGGCTTGTGGCCAGGATTTTAAAGTAAACATATTTTCCTCCTTAGAATATCTTTTCAAAGAATGTCATCGCGAGCCCGTAGGGCGTGGCGATCTCCTGAATAGCACTGTCTGTAGGAGATTGCTTCGTCGCTGATGCTCCTCGCAATGACTACAACGTTTTATAGTTCCTAATATTTCCTTATTACCGCTTTCACAATGCCACCCAGTTTCAACTCCATTCGTGGCCGCAAGACTGGATATTTTGGATTTGCGGGAATAAGTTCCACGCTTGTTCCCCGTTTTTGAAAATATTTCAGTGTCCATTCGTTATCAATGTGGGCAAGAATGATGTCACCACTTCGTGCCGGTTTTCCTCGTTCGATGATGACGAGATCGCCTTCAAGAATTCCAGCATCGACCATCGAGTCGCCATTTACTTTGAGAAGAAAAGAAGCTTCGGGTTTGTCGATGAGAAATTCATCGAGCGAAAGAGTATCAATGAGTTCTTCTTCGGCAGGAGAGGGGAAACCGGCTTGGACGAAACCTGCGAGGGGGATACCAAGCCGGTCTCCCTTTGGAATGAGTCTCCCACTTTTATCTTTTTCAAGATAACCTTCAGTGATCAATTTTTGAGCAAAGCGAAAAGCAGCGTTTTTGGATTGATATCCAAAGAGACGCGTCATTTCGCCGTAACTCGGGAGCCTTCGATTGGCTCGATAAAATCGTCGTAAAATGTCGATGTGATAAGGATCTACTACTTTTGGCGCAATGGTCATACCTCCTCCTGGCGATGATGAAAAGAAGATGCGTGAACGATCGTTCACTTGTCAAAACATTTTCGAAAATTTCTTGAAATATTTTCCAAAAACCTGTCAATTGCGCACCTTATGACAACAACCGTCATCATTGGTGGGGGAATTGTTGGGCTCAATATTGCGCTTGCGCTTCATGACGCCAAAAAAGGGGGCGAGATTTATCTCATTGAGGGTGAAGAGTTTTACGGGCATCACACGAGTGGTCGTAATAGCGAAGTGGTTCATGCTGGTCTTGCCTATCCACCAAACTCCTTAAAAATGAAACTTTGTGTTGAGGGAAATCGTCTCACCAAAGAATTGGCTCATCGTTTGAATGTTCCCATTCGCAAAGATGGAAAATGGGTGCTTGCGACAAACATCGAAGAAGCTGAAGGTCTTCACAAGCTTGCAACAACTGCAAAAGAGGGGGGATCGGTTGGACTTGAGTTTCGTGATCCCCAGGAAGCAGTTAATGCTGTCCCAGAACTGAAACTTCCGTATGCTGCGACGTTTTCACCTTCAACCGCGATGATTGATGCTGCTTCTTATGTCAAAGCCCTTGACCGCTATCTTTCGAGTCAAGCCGGAGTTGCTCTGATCAATCCGTGTAAGGTTACAGGGGTGAATGTTGCAGCATCAACCTTAGACACTGATCGTGGCGAAATGCCTTTTGATGTTCTCATTAATAGTGCAGGACTTTTTGCAGATGAAATTTATCACATGAGCGGTGGAAAACGAAAATTTGAAATTCGTCCTTTCAAAGGAGAATATTATCGTTGGAAAAATGGGACATTACAGTCGGTCATTTATCCGGTTCCAGGTCGTTTTGTGAAAAAAGAAGCAAGTACTGATGGTGTTATGGTTTCAAGTCTTGGGATTCATGCGCATCGTAATGTCGGAGGAGATCTTCTCCTTGGACCTTCGCAAGTGAAGATCGATCCTAAAGCAAAAACCGATTATTCGTTTGTTTCTCCGCCAGAGGATTTCATTAAGGCGATGATTCCATTTGTCAAAAAACCTCCGACAGCCAATGATCTTGAAATGGCGTATGCTGGCAATCGTCCAAAACTCTATGAAGAGGGAAAACCTCTTGGCGATTTTATGATCGAACGCGAAGGAAATATCATTCATCTTCTCGGAATCGAATCTCCTGGCCTCACCGCTGCTCCTGCGATTGGAAAATATATTGTGCGGATGATGAGTTAACTTTCTTTTGTTGTATTGTTTTTTGATCTCAACAAATGTCACCAGACCAAAGCATTTGGAGGAACTCTTTTAAGGGATAAATGCTGACATCGTCGTATTGTGCTCGTCTTTCGCCGAGATAGACTCCGATACATTTTACTTTTGATTTCCCGACCTCCTGTTTCATGCGATGGAGTCCCTTTTGAAAATCTTTTTTCCATATTGAAGCCGACTTGCATTCGATTGCAACATATCCACGATCTGTTTCAAAAAAGAAATCGACTTCAACATCGTCATGACTTCGCCAAAAAGTGAGGGGATAATTGAGTCCCGAATATGAAAAATAGGAGACAAGCTCATGATGAAGCAGAGTTTCGAGAAGCGCACCGATTTCTTCCGGCAAGGGGGGATAAGGGAGTCGTCCCGAAAGAGATCGTGCAACCCCTGAATCGAAAAAATAAAACTTGGGATGTGCAATTTGTTTGGTCGCTCGCTTGAGTTTCCAGGCTTGAAGCCAAGAACCGATGAGAGTATCGACTAAAATTTCAAAAAAACCTTGCACTGTTTGCCTTGCAACTCCGGCATCGCGAGCAATATCGCTCACAT
This is a stretch of genomic DNA from Deltaproteobacteria bacterium RIFCSPHIGHO2_02_FULL_44_16. It encodes these proteins:
- a CDS encoding signal peptidase II, with amino-acid sequence MTLSRKYKFLFLITPIVLFLDQLTKWLVVKEIPYSSRIPIIPGYFDLVHFRNRGAAFGMLSELPDHIRPFFFYGIAVVAVIVLFFYFRSLKGEEKLMPITLSLILGGIFGNILDRLRYGDVVDFLSFHFQEKIIRGVYLEWPAFNVADSAITVAMMLLIVSTLKTKGSHDRQKS
- a CDS encoding repressor LexA, which codes for MTIAPKVVDPYHIDILRRFYRANRRLPSYGEMTRLFGYQSKNAAFRFAQKLITEGYLEKDKSGRLIPKGDRLGIPLAGFVQAGFPSPAEEELIDTLSLDEFLIDKPEASFLLKVNGDSMVDAGILEGDLVIIERGKPARSGDIILAHIDNEWTLKYFQKRGTSVELIPANPKYPVLRPRMELKLGGIVKAVIRKY